GTCGTGGTGGCTGAGCGTGGCGAGCTCTTCGGGGATCACGTGGAACGCGGATCCGAGGGTCACGTCCGCAGCGCGGATCGGGGTGCCGTCGGGGTCGCGGACCAGGCGGCTGCCCTCTTCCCACATCGTGTGCTTGAGGAGTGCGACCGGGTCACCGGCGAGGGGGTCGTCAGGCGTGGAGTGCGGTGCGAGGCCACGGAACAGCGTGACTCCGGGGATGATCGAGGCGACGATCGCGGCGAACAGGGAGTTGCGGATCATGGAGCGGCGCCCGAAGCCCGACTCCTCGTTCGCGTCGGAGAAGGCCTTGATCGCAGCCTCGCGCGTCGAGTCCTTGCCGCGCGTGGGGTGACGGTGCTCGATGAACTCCTTGTCGGACATGAGCGCCTTGGACCAGTGGATCGCACCGATTCCGAGGGCCAGGAGCGCAAGAGCGATCCCGAGACCGATGAAGAGGTTGTTCTGCCGGATGTCGATGAGCGCGCCGCTCTCGATCGGGAACAGCATGTAAGCGGCGACCGCCCAGATGCTTCCCGCGAGCGAGAGGTAGAACAGCGTGTAGACAGTGCGGACAGCGGCCTTCTCAGCGCGCGGGTCCTTATCGGTCATCCGCTCGCGATGCGGCGGAAGCCCGGGGTTCTGCACGGGATCGCTGACTGCGACACCCAGCCCCGGAGAGGGCTGGTAGGCCCTGTCAAGAGCCTGCGAGTCGTCGTCGTGTGCCATGGTGCTCCTCGTACGTTCCTCTTCGATGAATAAGCGTCAGTTGGACTTCGCCGTGATCCACACGGTGGCGGCGACGAGCGCGCCGATACCGAAGATCCACACGAACAGTCCCTCGGAGACCGGTCCGAGGGAGCCGAGCGAGAAGCCGCCGACCTGCACGGACTGCTGCTGGAAGAGCAGAGCCGAGATGATGTCGCGCTTGTCCTCGTCGGACAGGTTCATGTCACCGAAGACCGGCATGTTCTGTGGGCCGGTGACCATGGCCGCATAGATGTGCAGGGCACTGGTCTCGGTCAGGGCGGGGGCGTACTTGCCCTCGGTGAGTGCACCACCGGCTGCGGCCACGTTGTGGCACATGGCGCAGTTCACGCGGAACAGTTCGGCTCCGTGCGAGACGTCGCCTTCCCCGTCGAGGATGCGCTCGTCCGGGAAGGTCGGGCCGGGGGCCGTGGACTGCACGAACGAGGAGATCGCGAGGATCTGCTCTTCGGTGAACTGCGGCTCCTTCTGCGGCGCCTGCGGTCCCTGCATCTGCAGAGGCATGCGACCGGTCGACAGCTGGAACTCGGTCGCCAGCTCGCCCACGCCGTAGAGGCTGGGGCCGTTGGCGGTTCCCTGCAGGTCGAGACCGTGGCAGGTGGCGCAGTTCGCCGTGAACAGCTTCTCGCCGTCTTCGACGGTCAGCTGGGTCGTCGCAGCCTGCGTGTCGGACGCTGCGAATGCGGCGGTTGCACCGGCATAGACCGCGCCGGTGATCATGAGGCCTGCTCCGATGAGCGCGGCCGCCGCCAAAGGGCTGCGACGACCGCTGGAACGGCGCTTCTTCTCTCGTGCCATCTCGGGGATCAGCTCCGCTCTTATTTCAGGAAGTAGATAACGAGGAACAGCACGATCCAGACGACGTCGACGAAGTGCCAGTAGTAGGACACCACGATCGAGGAGGTCGCCTCCTTGTGCCGGAAGTTCTTGACGGCGTAGGCGCGGCCGATGACGAGCAGGAACGCGACGAGCCCACCGGTGACGTGCAGGGCGTGGAAGCCGGTCGTCAGGTAGAACGCCGAGGCGTAGGAGTCGGCGCCGATCGGCATGCCTTCAGCGACCAGCTGTGCGTACTCCCAGACCTGGCCGGACACGAAGATCGCGCCGAGGGCGAAGGTGAGGAAGAACCACTCGACCATTCCCCAGCCGAACAGACGACGGCGGCCGGCGCCGTTCTTCTGCCCCTTGCCGATCTTGTAGGGCTGCAGGTCTTCTGCCGCGAACACGCCCATCTGGCACGTGAACGAGGACAGGACCAGGATCGCAGTGTTCACTGCGGCGAACGGGACGTTCAGCAGCTCGGTCCGGTCAGCCCACAGCTCCGGTGAGGTGCTGCGGAGGGTGAAGTAGATCGCGAAGAGTCCCGCGAAGAACATCACCTCACTGCCGAGCCACACAATGGTGCCGACAGCTACCGGGTTGGGCCGCTTAATCGTTCTCGCCGCCGGGGCATACGTCGCTGAGGTCGTCACCCCTCCATTATGGCCGATCTCGGGCGTGATTCTTGCACCAGCGGCCTTCGATTCACCCGTCTTCGACTTAGGGGACCCTAAGAAAACCCTGCGAATACCTGGTGAATCCGCGGGAAACAGCGGTCGGCCGCGGATCGGAGCTCCGACGGGAAGGATCTGCATGTTTTCTCCGCGCCGATAGGATCGCACACATGGCTGATTCGCTGACCTGGTCCGACGTGCTCACTTCTCTGCTGGAACGTCGCGATCTCAGCGTCTGGGAGTCCACCTGGGCCATGCGCCAGATCATGCAGGGCGACGTCAGCGAAGCCCAGCTCGCAGGCTTCCTCATCGCGTTGCGGGCGAAGGGCGAGACGACCGATGAGATCGTCGGTTTCCGTGATGCGATCCTCGAGGCGGCCGTTCCCCTGCCGGTGTCGCCGGATGTGCTCGACATCGTGGGAACGGGCGGCGACCGCGTCGGCACGGTGAACGTGTCGACCACGGCGGCGATCGTCATCGGTGCGACCGGAGTTCCGGTGGTCAAGCACGGGAATCGCGCCGCGAGCTCGGCCTCGGGTTCGTCCGACGTCCTCGGGGCGCTGGGACTCGAGCTCTCCCTCGATCCGGCGGCCGTGGCGACCATCCTCGACCGCACCGGCATCACGTTTGCGTGGGCGGGCGCTTTCCACCCCGGTTTCAAGCACGCGGGCGCCGTGCGCGCCGAGCTGGGTGTCCCCACCGTCTTCAACATGCTCGGGCCGCTCTGCAATCCCGCGCGTGCCGAAGCCAATGCCGTGGGCGTCGCGCAGA
Above is a window of Microbacterium aurugineum DNA encoding:
- the trpD gene encoding anthranilate phosphoribosyltransferase gives rise to the protein MADSLTWSDVLTSLLERRDLSVWESTWAMRQIMQGDVSEAQLAGFLIALRAKGETTDEIVGFRDAILEAAVPLPVSPDVLDIVGTGGDRVGTVNVSTTAAIVIGATGVPVVKHGNRAASSASGSSDVLGALGLELSLDPAAVATILDRTGITFAWAGAFHPGFKHAGAVRAELGVPTVFNMLGPLCNPARAEANAVGVAQIERVPLITGVFRTRGATALVFRGDDGLDELTTTGHSRIWEVTRGDIHEHDLDPRDLGIPIADLADLIGGSPQHNAEVLRRTLAGEPGAVRDIVLLNAAAGIVAFELSQDAGQVQRPILERLREGYEKASAAIDDGRALAKLDQWIGVSRELSSPKE
- the qcrC gene encoding cytochrome bc1 complex diheme cytochrome c subunit, translated to MAREKKRRSSGRRSPLAAAALIGAGLMITGAVYAGATAAFAASDTQAATTQLTVEDGEKLFTANCATCHGLDLQGTANGPSLYGVGELATEFQLSTGRMPLQMQGPQAPQKEPQFTEEQILAISSFVQSTAPGPTFPDERILDGEGDVSHGAELFRVNCAMCHNVAAAGGALTEGKYAPALTETSALHIYAAMVTGPQNMPVFGDMNLSDEDKRDIISALLFQQQSVQVGGFSLGSLGPVSEGLFVWIFGIGALVAATVWITAKSN
- the qcrA gene encoding cytochrome bc1 complex Rieske iron-sulfur subunit produces the protein MAHDDDSQALDRAYQPSPGLGVAVSDPVQNPGLPPHRERMTDKDPRAEKAAVRTVYTLFYLSLAGSIWAVAAYMLFPIESGALIDIRQNNLFIGLGIALALLALGIGAIHWSKALMSDKEFIEHRHPTRGKDSTREAAIKAFSDANEESGFGRRSMIRNSLFAAIVASIIPGVTLFRGLAPHSTPDDPLAGDPVALLKHTMWEEGSRLVRDPDGTPIRAADVTLGSAFHVIPEELATLSHHDGYLEEKAKAIVLMMRLRPEQLIEAEDRKDWSYDGIVAYSKVCTHVGCPVALYEQQTHHLLCPCHQSQFDVTDHAKVIFGPAARPLPQLPITVDDEGYLVARSDFKEPVGPSFWERH
- the ctaE gene encoding aa3-type cytochrome oxidase subunit III is translated as MTTSATYAPAARTIKRPNPVAVGTIVWLGSEVMFFAGLFAIYFTLRSTSPELWADRTELLNVPFAAVNTAILVLSSFTCQMGVFAAEDLQPYKIGKGQKNGAGRRRLFGWGMVEWFFLTFALGAIFVSGQVWEYAQLVAEGMPIGADSYASAFYLTTGFHALHVTGGLVAFLLVIGRAYAVKNFRHKEATSSIVVSYYWHFVDVVWIVLFLVIYFLK